From the genome of Trueperaceae bacterium:
AGCCCGTGACGACCACGACGTCGTCGCCGGGGACGGCGAACACCTCGGCCAGCGACGCGCGGACGCGCGCGAACACCGCCTGGAACTCCGGCCCCCTGTGGTGGATCACGGGCCTGGCCAGCGCGGCCAGCACCTGCGGCGGCACGGGCACCGGGCCCGGCGCGTAGAGGCGCTTCGCGGCGGTCACAGGCGGACCATCCGCAGCGTCTTGATCACGTCCTGGAGCGAGCGCAGACGCTCGATGGTCTCCGGCTCCGGCGTGCTGTCGAGCGTGAGGACGAACATCGCCAGGCCGTCAGGCGACACGCGCGAGAGCTGCATGCTGTTGATGTTCACGCCGTCCTCGCCCAGCACCGTGCCGACGCGCCCCACCGCCCCGGGGCGGTCGTAGTTCGTGCACACGAGCATCGTGCCCTCCGGCCTGATCTCGAGGGCGTAGCCGTCGATCGCCGTGATGCGCGGCCGCCCGGCGAGCACCGTCCCCGCCGCGCTCGACTCGCCGGCGGGCCCGCGCACCGTGGCCGTGACCTGCGTCGTGTAGCCGCGCCCGCGCGCGGCGCGCACCTTGGAGACGCGGATGTCGCGCTCCCTGGCGATCGAGGGGGCGTTGACGTAGGTGGGCTTCTGGTCCAGCACCGGCTCGAGCAGGCCCTTGATCACGGCCGTGGCGATCGGGTCGGGGTCGATGGGGAACTCGCCGGCCAGCTCGACCTCGAGCTCGCGCACGCGCCCCCCGCCGAGCTGGCTGACGACGCGCCCGAGGACCTCCCCGAGCTCCAGGTGGTCGCCGAGGGCGGCCACGACCTGCGGCGCCAGCGCCGGCGCGTTGACCACGCCACGAGAGTAGTCGCCCCGCAGCGCCATGACCGTGCGCTCGAGGATCTCGGTGCCGACGCGCCCCTGCGCCTCGACGGTGTTCGCGCCGAGGTGGGCGGTGAGCACGACGTCGTCGCGGTGCAGGAGCGGGTTGTCCGGGGTCGGCGGCTCGAGCGCGTAGACGTCGAGCCCGGCGGCGAAGACCTTGCCGCCCTCCAGCGCCTCGACGAGCGCGTCCTCCCTGATGATCCCGCCCCGCGCGGCGTTGACGACGACGGCGCCGTCGGGGAGGGCGGCGAGCTCCTCGCGGCCGATCATCCCCTCGGTCTCCTCGGTGAGCGGCGTGTGGACGGTGAGGAAGTCGGAGCGCGCCAGCAGCGCGCGCAGGTCGTCGAACAGCTCGACCTTCAGCTCCTGGGCGCGGTGCGGCGAGACGTAGGGGTCGTAGGCCGCGACGCTCATGCCGAGGCCCTGGGCGCGCTTGGCGACCAGGGACCCGATGCGGCCGAGGCCCACGATGCCGAGGCGCGCGTTCTTCAGCTCCCGTCCCAGGAAGGAGCGGTCCCAGCGGCCCGAGCGCACGAGCCTGTCCGACCGCGCCACGCCGCGGGCGGCCGCCAGCATCAGCGCCAGGGCGTGCTCGGCCGCCGAGACGTTGTTCGCCTCCGGAGCGTTGACGACGAGCACGCCGCGACGGCTGGCGGCCTCCATGTCGATGTTGTCGACGCCCACGCCGCCGCGTCCCACCACGCGGAGCCGCTCCGCCCTGTCGAGCAGCTCGGCGTCCACGCGGGTGCGGCTGCGGGTGATGATCGCGTCGTAGCCGCCCACGACCTCGAGCAGCTCGGCGCGCTCGATGCCGGGCCTGTAGTCGACCTCCACGTCGGCTCCGTCGACCTCACCGAGCTTGATGGAGTCGGTGACGAGTATGCGGGCCATGGCGCGAGAGGTTACCACCGCGGGCCGGGGCGAAGGGCGGGGCCCGCCGTGGCCGAGCCCGCAGGTCCCTACGAGCTCCGCTCGGGCGTCCACGCCAGACGACGGCGAGCCCGCAGGTCCCTACCAGCTCCGCTCGGATCTCCCGGCCCGGTCGGTCCGGGAGCCCGGGAGCTTCCTAGTGCACGAACCCGGTGACCGACCAGCCGCTCGGCACGGGGAACGAGTCCACGCCGAGGACGTCCATGAAGAGGTCGCCCTCGAGCCTCAGCAGCGTCGCGTAGCCGTCGATGGCCGACTCGAGCGCCGCCCTGGCGTCGTCGGACAGCTCGTCTGGCACCGGGTAGAAGAGCAGGTCGACGCGCGTGGTCTCCCCCGCGGCGATGGGCACGGGGCGCATGTCGTCGGTAGCCACCGGCCAGCCGCCGAGCACGAGGGTGAGGTCCTTGCCGTGCAGGAAGTAGCCGATGTCGCCCGGGTTGTTCGCGAGCAGGACGACCTGCGCCACGGGCACGCCGGTGTGCAGCTCGTAGACGCGGCTGGCCTCCTCGTCGAGGCGCAGCAGCGGCGCCTGCGCGGTGCGCCTCGCGAACGTCGAGCCCTCGAGCAGCAGCTTCTGCCTGGTCTCGAAGGCGTAGGAGGCCGAGCTGAAGCGCAGCGTGCCCTCGATCGCGAACCGCAGCGGCCTGTCGACGAAGGCCCGCGCGGCCGCCACGAACAGGTCGTTGCGGCCGGAGAGGTCGGTCGTGACCTGGAACGACACCGGCGCGGTGGCGTCCGGCTCGAGGTAGACGTCGGGCGCCAGCGCGCCGCGCACCGCCTGCCGGCCCTCGAGGAGCACGTTGTAGGCGATGGTCTCGAGCCGCACGGGGAACTTGTTCGGGTTGCGCACGAGCGCGCCGACGGTCATCTCCAGGACCGCGCCGGCGCCGGGAGGGTCGAAGCGCTCGATCGACGTCTGGCCGGGCACCAGCTCGAAGGTCGGCGGCAGGATGTCCTCGATCTGCTCGGTGCGCCTGATGTCGGTGCGCGGGGCGCACGAGGCGAGCACGGCCAGTGCCAGGGCCGCCGCCAACGTCGTGAGCGCCCTGCGGTCCACGGGCAGAGTCTACCAGCGGCGCTGCTCCGCCGCTCGGGGCGCGAAGGGCAGCAGCAGGCAGACGACGAGCACGACCGCGCCGAAGAAGAAGAACACGCCGAAGCTCGTGAGCGGCAGACGCCCGGCCGCCGCGGTGAGCGAGACCGCCCGCTCGAAGAGCAGGAACGGCAGGAAGGTGTAGACGACGCCGGTGATGCCGGGCATGAGCGCCGCCAGCAGCGGGCGCCCGCCCGTCCAGCGGTAGGCGAGCGCGGCGCCGCCCGCCGCGAGGAGCGCGCCGGCGGCGAGGAACGTCAGCGTCGCGGCCGTGCCGACGCCCTCTGACCAGCCGCCGCGGGCGGCGACGAGCGCGTGGACGAGCAGCGGCAGGTGCGCGAGCGCGGCCAGGGTCGGGAAGCGTCCCCGCCCGAGCACTACGCGCAGCACGAGGCCGACCCCCAGGCCGACGATCACGGCCAGGGCGAGCAGGCGCACGAGCATCACATCACCTCCCTGACCATCACGGCGCGGCTGCGGCGGGACAGCTCCTCGCGCAGCCTGGCGGCCCAGGCGGCGCGGAGGTCCGGGTCGGCCCCCAATATCGCCTGCGCCAGCTCGCGCGCCTGTTCGATGACCTCGCCGTCGGTGACCAGGTCGCCGACGGCCAGCTCCGGCAGACCGGACTGCCTGGTGCCGCGCAGGTCGCCCGGCCCCCGCAGCTTGAGGTCGAGCTCGGCGATCGTGAAGCCGTCGGCGTGCTTCACCAGCGCCTCGAGGCGCCGGCGCGTCTTCCTGGTGGCGTCGCCCGCGACGAGCAGGCAGAAGCTCTCGTGCGCGCCGCGGCCCACGCGCCCGCGGAGCTGGTGGAGCTGCGACAGGCCGAAGCGCTCGGCGTTCTCCACGACCATCACGGTCGCGTTGGGCACGTCGACGCCGACCTCGATCACGGTCGTCGAGACGAGGACGTCGGCCTCGCGCGCCCTGAACCTGTCCATCACGGCGTCCTTCTCGGCCTGCGGCATGCGGCCGTGCAGCATCTCCACCCGCACCCTCTCCGGCAGCACCTGCCTGAGGTCCTCGAAGAGCCTCGTCGTCGCCAGCACCTCGTCGAGGGCCTCGCTCTCCTCGATCAGCGGCGTGACCACGTAGGCCTGCCTGCCCTGCGCGACCTGCGAGGTCACGAAGCGGTAGACGTCGCCGCGCCTGTTCGCGCTCACCAGGCGCGTCGTCACGGGCGTGCGGCCGGGCGGCAGCTCGTCGATGACGGTGAGGTCGAGGTCGCCGTAGAGCGTCAGGGCCAGCGACCGGGGTATCGGGGTGGCCGACATCACGAGCACGTCGGGCACCCCCTGCACCAGCGCGCGGCGCTGCGCCACGCCGAAGCGGTGCTCCTCGTCGATGACGGCCAGCCCCAGGTCCCTGAACTCGACGCCCTCCTGGATCAGCGCGTGCGTCCCGACCACCACGTCGGTGTCTCCGGAGCGCAGGCGCGACCTCACGCCGGCGCGCTCGCCGGCGGTCATCGCCCCGGTGAGGAGCTCGGTGCGCACGCCCAGCGGGAAGAGGTAGCGCTGCAGGTTCGCGTGGTGCTGGCGCGCCAGGATCTCGGTGGGCGCCATCAGCGCGGCCTGGCGCCCGCCGCGCACGGCCACGTACATCGCGGCGGCGGCGACGGCCGTCTTGCCGGAGCCGACGTCGCCCTGCAGGAGACGCGCCATCTGGCGGGGGGCCGCCATGTCGGCGAGGACCTCGCTCAGGGCCCGCCGCTGCGCGCCGGTCATCTCGAACGGCAGCACCGACTCGAAGCGCTCGAGGTCCTCCGGCGCGGCCGGCTGGCTCTTGCCGAGGCGCGTGGGGTCACGGCTCCTCAGCACGGCCAGCTCGAAGAAGAGGAAGTCGTCGAACTTCAGCCGCCGCATCGCCCTCTGCAGGGCCCTCTCGTCCTCGGGGAAGTGGGCCGCGCGCCAGGCCACGTCGAGCGGCACGAGGTCGTAGCGCTCGAGCCAGCTCCGCGGCAGGTGGTCTGGCAAGGTGGGCAGCGCCTCGAGGAGGCGCATCACGGCGCGCCGCACGTAGGCCTGGCTCGTGGCCTGGTCCGTCCGGTAGACGCCGACGATGCGGCCGAACGACAGCGAGGCCTCGTCGTCGTCGACCTCGAAGCCGGTCACGTTGAGCTCCAGGCGGCCGCCCTGGCGCCTGACGCGGCCGCTGAGGACGAGGTCGAGGCCCGGGTAGAGCTGCTTCTCGAGCCAGGGCTGGTTGAACCAGACGGCGGTGAAGCGCTGACCTGAGGTCCCCTGGAGGTAGGCGCGCAGCACGTGCAGCCCGCGGCGGCTCCTGGTGGCGCTGCGGCTCAGCACGCGCCCGGTGACGGTGGCGTTCTGGCCGTCCTCGAGGGAGGCGAGGCTGGGCAGGACGCGGCGGTCCTCGTAGCGCCGCGGCAGGTACGTGAGGAGGTCGCGGTAGGTCTTGACCCCCATGTCGCCGAGCTTCTTCGGCGCCTGGGCGCCGATGTCGACGAGCCTGGAGGCCAGCGGCTCGTCGAGGCGGTCAGCCGTCAGCGCCCCCGCGACACGGGGGGAGGGCTTCCCGCTGCCGCCGCCGCTCCTCACGTGAAGAGTGTACTAAGGCCGCCTCCGTTGCCTGTGCCTCCGGCGCTTCGCTATGCTCCACTGCGACGTCCGCCGGCCCAGGCGCGAGCACGCGAGCGCCAGCCGCTGCCGGCGGAGCCCGGGAGAGAGACCATGAGGAGAGCTGTGATCGTGATCGCGGCGCTGGCCGCAGCGGCCTTCGCCTCGGCCCAGGACCTAGGAGGCCGCACGTTGGTCGTCGGGTCCGACACCACCTACCCGCCGTTCGAGACCGTCGACGAGTCCGGCACGATCGTCGGCTTCGACGTCGACGTCGTGACCGCGATCTGCGAGCGCATCAACTGCGTGGCGCAGTTCCAGACGACGGCGTGGGACGGCATCTTCCCCGCCCTGGCCCAGGGCGAGTTCGACATGGTCGCCTCCGGCGTCTCGATCACGCCGGAGCGCGACGAGATCGTCGACTTCTCCGATCCCTACCTGGTCGTGAACCAGGCCATCACGGTGCGCGTCGAGGACGCCGACCTCACCGTCGAGGACTTCTCGGGCGACGACAGCGACCTCGTGCTCGGCGCCCAGCTCGGCACCACCAACGCCCAGCTCGGCGAGGAGCTCGTCGGCGCCGACCGCCTGCGCCTCTACGACACCTTCAACTCCGCCGTCCAGGCGCTCCTCAACGGCGACGTCGACGGCGTGATCATCGACGGCGTCACGGCCGACGCCTTCGCGCAGCAGTACGCGGGCGACCTCGTCGTGAACATCCGCGGCCTGTCCAGCGACCCGCTCGGCCTCGTCTTCCCCGAGGGCGACCCGCTCGTCGACGACTTCAACGCCGGCCTCGAGATGATCAAGGCCGACGGCACGCTCGACGACCTGATCGAGAAGTGGTTCGGCGGCGAGGAGTGAGCTGAGGCTCGGTGCGAGCCTCGAGGAGAGGGGCCGGCCCAGCGCCGGCCCCTCGTCGTTCTGGGCCGGCCGCCAGGCGGGGCGCGACGCCCCGCCGCGCGTTAGCCTGTGGCGACTGTGAGCCGTAACCAGCCGTCGGCGCGGCCCGCCGGCCGCCCGCTCGGGCGCGTGCGTCCGAGCAACATCGTCCTCCTGGCGCTGCTGCCGCTCGTCGTCTACCTCTTCGCGAGCGACGCGGACTACCAGGACGCGCTGACCTTCCTGCTCCCCGGCCTGCGGTACACGATCTCGGTGACGCTGCTGGGCTACGGCCTCGCGGCGGTGCTGGGCCTGTCCCTGGCGCTGCTGCTCCTGCTGAAGCCCGGCAAGCGCACCCTGCCGACCTTCTTCGTCGTCGCCTGCGTAGGGCTCGTCGTCGGCACGGCGCTGCTGTTCACGCCGAAGACCCAGCTGGTCCTCGCCGGGGCGGCCGAGGGGCGCGTGGCGATCGTCCGCGGCACGCCCGCGCGCATCGCCGAACAGGTGCAGGAGGGGACGTTCGCGGAGGGGGCCCAGGAGCGCCGGTTCCTCAGCGCGCTGGACACGTCGGCGGCGCTCGCCTACCTGGAGGAGGGGCGCGTGACGGCCGTCCTGCTGCCCCCGGACGAGGTCCCGGCGGAGCTGCCGGAGCTGTGGCGCTTCACGTTCCTGCCCGACGCCGCCCGCAACCCGGCGTTCCTCGCCATCGGCATGGGCGTGGCGTTCCTGCTCCTCGGCTTCGCGGGGTGGCAGACGGGCCACCACCCCCTAAGCGTGTTCGCCGAGGTGTACGTCGACCTCATCCGCGGCGTGCCCATGCTCGTCGTCGTGCTGTTCATCGGCTTCGTGATCCCCGGCGCGCTGCGCGACCTCACCGGCGGGAGGATCGTGATCCGCGACGACCTGCTCCGCGGCGTGCTGGCCATCGCGATCGGTTACGCCGCGTACATGGCCGAGATCTTCCGCGCCGGCATCGAGGCGATACCCAAGGGCCAGATCGAGGCCGCCCGCAGCCTCGGCCTCACGGCGGCGCAGACCGCGCGCTTCGTGACGCTGCCGCAGGCGATACGCATCGTCCTGCCGCCGCTGGGCAACGAGTTCATCGCGATGCTCAAGGACACGGCCCTCCTGTCGGTGATCGGCGTGGGCGACGTGACGCAGAAGGCCCGCGAGTTCGGGGCGGCGACGCTGAACCTCTTCCCGCCCTACAACAGCGCCGCGGTGGTCTACATCGCGCTCACCCTGGCCGCCTCCAGCCTGCTGAAGTCGCTCGAGAGGCGCGCGGCGTGGACGCGCTGAGGTCCGCCGCGCCGGCGGCGTCCGCGCCGGAGCTCTCCGCGGCGGTCGCCGAGGTGGACCTCTCGGCCCTGACGCACAACCTCGGCGTCGTGAGGCGGCACCTCGCGCCCGGAGCGGAGGTCCTCGCCGTCGTGAAGGCGAACGCCTACGGCCACGGCCTGCCCGGGACGGCGCTGCACCTCGAGTCCCAGGGCGTGCGCTGGTTCGGCGTGGCCACCCCGGCCGAGGCACTGGCGCTGCGCGCGGGCGGGGTGACCGCCAAGGTGCTGCTGCTCTCCCCCGTCGCCGAGCCGGACACCGTCGCGGCGCTGGCGGCGCGGGGCGTGGCGCTGACCGTGCCCGGCGAGGACGCGCTACGGGCGATAGCCGCCGCGCGCCTGCCCGAGCCGGTGGAGGTGCACATCAAGCTCGACACCGGCATGGGCCGGATCGGGGCGCGCACCCCGGCCGAGGCGGCGCGGCTGGCCGTGGCCGCCGCGCGCACCGACGGCGTGCGCATGGGCGGCACGTTCACGCACCTCTACGCCTCCGAGGAGGAGGACGAGGGCCCGACGCGCGAGCAGCTCGCGCGCTTCGAAAAGCTGGTGGCGGCGATACGAGACGCCGGCGTCGACCCCGGGCTGAGGCACACGGCCAACTCGGGGGCGGTGTTCCGCTTCGCCGACCACCACTACGACCTGGTGCGTCCCGGCATCGTCCTCTACGGCTACTACCCGGGCCCGCTCGTCGCGTCGCTGGCGCCGGGGCTGCGCCCGGCCATGCGCCTCACGGCGCCCGTCAGCTTCGTCAAGCGCCTGCCTCCCGGCGCCACCGTCTCGTACGGCGGCCTGTGGCGCGCCGAGCGCGAGACCGTGGTCGCCACGGTGAGGGCCGGCTACGCCGACGGCTTCAGGCGCTCCCTCACCGGCCGCGCCCGCGTCGGCCACCGCGGCCGGTTGCTCGAGGTGATCGGCCGCGTCTGCATGGACCAGCTGATGGTGGACGCCACGGGCGCTGACGTGGCCGTGGGCGACCGCGTGGTCTTGTGGGGACCGGGCGGGCCCAGCGCGGAGGAGCACGCCGCGGCGATCGGCACCGTCGCGTACGAGATGCTGACGGGCGTGGCCGCGCGCGTGGGCAGGGTGTACGTGCCGACTCTGCCG
Proteins encoded in this window:
- the serA gene encoding phosphoglycerate dehydrogenase, producing the protein MARILVTDSIKLGEVDGADVEVDYRPGIERAELLEVVGGYDAIITRSRTRVDAELLDRAERLRVVGRGGVGVDNIDMEAASRRGVLVVNAPEANNVSAAEHALALMLAAARGVARSDRLVRSGRWDRSFLGRELKNARLGIVGLGRIGSLVAKRAQGLGMSVAAYDPYVSPHRAQELKVELFDDLRALLARSDFLTVHTPLTEETEGMIGREELAALPDGAVVVNAARGGIIREDALVEALEGGKVFAAGLDVYALEPPTPDNPLLHRDDVVLTAHLGANTVEAQGRVGTEILERTVMALRGDYSRGVVNAPALAPQVVAALGDHLELGEVLGRVVSQLGGGRVRELEVELAGEFPIDPDPIATAVIKGLLEPVLDQKPTYVNAPSIARERDIRVSKVRAARGRGYTTQVTATVRGPAGESSAAGTVLAGRPRITAIDGYALEIRPEGTMLVCTNYDRPGAVGRVGTVLGEDGVNINSMQLSRVSPDGLAMFVLTLDSTPEPETIERLRSLQDVIKTLRMVRL
- a CDS encoding LEA type 2 family protein, with the translated sequence MDRRALTTLAAALALAVLASCAPRTDIRRTEQIEDILPPTFELVPGQTSIERFDPPGAGAVLEMTVGALVRNPNKFPVRLETIAYNVLLEGRQAVRGALAPDVYLEPDATAPVSFQVTTDLSGRNDLFVAAARAFVDRPLRFAIEGTLRFSSASYAFETRQKLLLEGSTFARRTAQAPLLRLDEEASRVYELHTGVPVAQVVLLANNPGDIGYFLHGKDLTLVLGGWPVATDDMRPVPIAAGETTRVDLLFYPVPDELSDDARAALESAIDGYATLLRLEGDLFMDVLGVDSFPVPSGWSVTGFVH
- the recG gene encoding ATP-dependent DNA helicase RecG, encoding MRSGGGSGKPSPRVAGALTADRLDEPLASRLVDIGAQAPKKLGDMGVKTYRDLLTYLPRRYEDRRVLPSLASLEDGQNATVTGRVLSRSATRSRRGLHVLRAYLQGTSGQRFTAVWFNQPWLEKQLYPGLDLVLSGRVRRQGGRLELNVTGFEVDDDEASLSFGRIVGVYRTDQATSQAYVRRAVMRLLEALPTLPDHLPRSWLERYDLVPLDVAWRAAHFPEDERALQRAMRRLKFDDFLFFELAVLRSRDPTRLGKSQPAAPEDLERFESVLPFEMTGAQRRALSEVLADMAAPRQMARLLQGDVGSGKTAVAAAAMYVAVRGGRQAALMAPTEILARQHHANLQRYLFPLGVRTELLTGAMTAGERAGVRSRLRSGDTDVVVGTHALIQEGVEFRDLGLAVIDEEHRFGVAQRRALVQGVPDVLVMSATPIPRSLALTLYGDLDLTVIDELPPGRTPVTTRLVSANRRGDVYRFVTSQVAQGRQAYVVTPLIEESEALDEVLATTRLFEDLRQVLPERVRVEMLHGRMPQAEKDAVMDRFRAREADVLVSTTVIEVGVDVPNATVMVVENAERFGLSQLHQLRGRVGRGAHESFCLLVAGDATRKTRRRLEALVKHADGFTIAELDLKLRGPGDLRGTRQSGLPELAVGDLVTDGEVIEQARELAQAILGADPDLRAAWAARLREELSRRSRAVMVREVM
- a CDS encoding basic amino acid ABC transporter substrate-binding protein, with translation MRRAVIVIAALAAAAFASAQDLGGRTLVVGSDTTYPPFETVDESGTIVGFDVDVVTAICERINCVAQFQTTAWDGIFPALAQGEFDMVASGVSITPERDEIVDFSDPYLVVNQAITVRVEDADLTVEDFSGDDSDLVLGAQLGTTNAQLGEELVGADRLRLYDTFNSAVQALLNGDVDGVIIDGVTADAFAQQYAGDLVVNIRGLSSDPLGLVFPEGDPLVDDFNAGLEMIKADGTLDDLIEKWFGGEE
- a CDS encoding amino acid ABC transporter permease; translated protein: MSRNQPSARPAGRPLGRVRPSNIVLLALLPLVVYLFASDADYQDALTFLLPGLRYTISVTLLGYGLAAVLGLSLALLLLLKPGKRTLPTFFVVACVGLVVGTALLFTPKTQLVLAGAAEGRVAIVRGTPARIAEQVQEGTFAEGAQERRFLSALDTSAALAYLEEGRVTAVLLPPDEVPAELPELWRFTFLPDAARNPAFLAIGMGVAFLLLGFAGWQTGHHPLSVFAEVYVDLIRGVPMLVVVLFIGFVIPGALRDLTGGRIVIRDDLLRGVLAIAIGYAAYMAEIFRAGIEAIPKGQIEAARSLGLTAAQTARFVTLPQAIRIVLPPLGNEFIAMLKDTALLSVIGVGDVTQKAREFGAATLNLFPPYNSAAVVYIALTLAASSLLKSLERRAAWTR
- the alr gene encoding alanine racemase, giving the protein MDALRSAAPAASAPELSAAVAEVDLSALTHNLGVVRRHLAPGAEVLAVVKANAYGHGLPGTALHLESQGVRWFGVATPAEALALRAGGVTAKVLLLSPVAEPDTVAALAARGVALTVPGEDALRAIAAARLPEPVEVHIKLDTGMGRIGARTPAEAARLAVAAARTDGVRMGGTFTHLYASEEEDEGPTREQLARFEKLVAAIRDAGVDPGLRHTANSGAVFRFADHHYDLVRPGIVLYGYYPGPLVASLAPGLRPAMRLTAPVSFVKRLPPGATVSYGGLWRAERETVVATVRAGYADGFRRSLTGRARVGHRGRLLEVIGRVCMDQLMVDATGADVAVGDRVVLWGPGGPSAEEHAAAIGTVAYEMLTGVAARVGRVYVPTLPPLD